In Oscillospiraceae bacterium, the genomic stretch ATGTTAAAATTGTGTAATATTCTTGATTTTTTGACATAATTTGTATATACTTGTTTTTTGGATAATATTTATAAGAAAGATGAGTGTTATTATTATTTATTTGGGGAAAAATAATTTTTAACATATTTCTAAGTGGCTTTAATTTTATAATTTTGAAAAAGGGTGTTAAAAATGAAAAAAATTGCTGTTTTAACAAGTGGGGGAGATGCTCCCGGTATGAACGCAGCCATTCGTGCTGTTGTAAGATGTGCGCTTCACAATAATATGGAAGTTTATGGGATTCACGAAGGATACAAGGGCCTTTTGAATGGTAATTTTGAAAAAATGGGATATCGTTCTGTATCCGATTGTTTAAATAAAGGCGGTACAATTTTAAAAACTGCTCGCAGTAAAACTTTTGCGACCCCTGAAGGAGTTGCAAAAGCTGTTGAAATTGCAAAAGAAAAGGGTATTGAGGGTATAGTTGTTATCGGAGGCGACGGGTCATTCAGGGGCGCAAGAGCGTTAAGTGATGCAGGGCTTCCTACTGTTGGTATTCCGGGAACAATTGATAATGATATTGCCTGCACTGATTATACTATCGGTTTTGATACGGCGCTTAATACTGCCTGTGAATGTATAGATAAACTAAAAGATACCTGTTCATCTCATTCAAGATGCAGTGTTGTTGAAGTTATGGGAAGGCACGCAGGGCATATTGCTCTTGAAGTTGCAGTTGCCAACGGTGCAGAAGCAGTTTTAGTTCCTGAAAAAGATTATGATATAAAAGACGATATTGTTTCATATATAAATGAATCTATCAAAAAAGGAAAATCTCATTTTGTTGTTATTGTTGCTGAAGGTATTGGAGAATCTGAAAAAATAGCATTTCAGATTGAAGCGTTAACTGAAATTGAAACAAGAGTCGCAATTTTAGGGCATATTCAAAGAGGTGGTTCACCAACTGTTTACGATAGAGTTATGGCAAGCCGTATGGGTGTAAAAGCAGTTGAACTTCTTATGGAAAATAAGGCCAACAGAGTTGTTGCTTTTAAAGATAACAAAATTGTGGATTATGATATTACCGAAGCATTAAATATGAAAAAGGGTATTGATGAACAGTTATACGAAGTATTTACTGATATAACATATTAAAATGTAAATGTGAGGTCAAACAATGTTTAAAAATCTTCCTAATTACATCACAATATTCAGATTGATATTGGTTTTTGTTTTTATATTTTTGTTTAGTTCGGATATAGATAATAAAAGCCTTTATTGTGTTATAACTTTTTTGATAGCAGGTCTTAGTGATGTATTGGATGGTTTTTTAGCAAGGAAATTTAAAATTGAAAGTAATTTCGGCAAACTTATGGATCCTCTTGCCGATAAACTTATGCAGATAACCGTTGCAGTTTGTATGGCGAGTATGGAACATTCTCTTTCGTGGGTGCCTGTATTTTTAATACTAAAAGAGTTAGTTATGATTTTAGGTGCAGCGAGACTTCTTAAAAAAGATAAAATTGTTGTTCAGGCAAACTTTTTCGGAAAACTTGCAAGTGTGATTTATTTCCTTGTCTTCCTTGTTATAATGATTTTTGAAAATATTGATCCTCTTATAAAACAAGGGCTATGCATAAGTTTTGTTATTGTATCAATACTTGCCTTTGTAAATTACATAAATGCATATTACAAAAAAGTTAAACCACAGTAAACTGTGGTTTTTTCTTTGAACTGATTGACAATTTTTAGCATAAAGTATATAATGAAAAAAGCACATTTAATTGAAAGGTTAATTATAAAAATGGTTTATAATAATATTTTAGAAGCAATAGGAAATACTCCTGTAATTAAATTATCGAATATGGTTGATAGTGATTCTGCTGATATTTTAGTTAAATTTGAAG encodes the following:
- the pfkA gene encoding 6-phosphofructokinase translates to MKKIAVLTSGGDAPGMNAAIRAVVRCALHNNMEVYGIHEGYKGLLNGNFEKMGYRSVSDCLNKGGTILKTARSKTFATPEGVAKAVEIAKEKGIEGIVVIGGDGSFRGARALSDAGLPTVGIPGTIDNDIACTDYTIGFDTALNTACECIDKLKDTCSSHSRCSVVEVMGRHAGHIALEVAVANGAEAVLVPEKDYDIKDDIVSYINESIKKGKSHFVVIVAEGIGESEKIAFQIEALTEIETRVAILGHIQRGGSPTVYDRVMASRMGVKAVELLMENKANRVVAFKDNKIVDYDITEALNMKKGIDEQLYEVFTDITY
- the pgsA gene encoding CDP-diacylglycerol--glycerol-3-phosphate 3-phosphatidyltransferase is translated as MFKNLPNYITIFRLILVFVFIFLFSSDIDNKSLYCVITFLIAGLSDVLDGFLARKFKIESNFGKLMDPLADKLMQITVAVCMASMEHSLSWVPVFLILKELVMILGAARLLKKDKIVVQANFFGKLASVIYFLVFLVIMIFENIDPLIKQGLCISFVIVSILAFVNYINAYYKKVKPQ